Proteins encoded in a region of the Pseudomonas viciae genome:
- a CDS encoding NAD(P)/FAD-dependent oxidoreductase has protein sequence MANTPYPESYYAASANPVPPRPALQDDVETDVCVIGAGYTGLSSALFLLENGFKVTVLEAAKVGFGASGRNGGQIVNSYSRDIDVIERSVGPQQAQLLGDMAFEGGRIIRERVAKYQIQCDLKDGGVFAAITAKQMGHLESQKRLWERFGHTQLELLDQRRIREVVACDEYVGGMLDMSGGHIHPLNLALGEAAAVESLGGVIYEQSPAVRIERGASPVVHTPQGKVRAKFIIVAGNAYLGNLVPELAAKSMPCGTQVIATEPLGEELARSLLPQDYCVEDCNYLLDYYRLTGDKRLIFGGGVVYGARDPANIEAIIRPKMLKAFPQLKDVKIDYAWTGNFLLTLSRLPQVGRLGDNIYYSQGCSGHGVTYTHLAGKVLAEALRGQAERFDAFADLPHYPFPGGQLLRTPFAAMGAWYYGLRDKLGF, from the coding sequence ATGGCGAACACACCGTATCCAGAGTCTTATTACGCCGCGTCAGCCAACCCGGTCCCTCCGCGCCCTGCCCTGCAGGATGACGTCGAGACAGATGTTTGCGTGATCGGCGCTGGTTACACCGGCCTGTCCTCTGCGTTGTTTTTGCTGGAGAACGGTTTCAAGGTGACGGTGCTTGAGGCGGCGAAGGTGGGCTTTGGGGCTTCGGGTCGCAATGGCGGGCAGATCGTTAATAGCTACAGCCGCGACATTGATGTGATCGAGCGTAGCGTTGGCCCTCAACAGGCGCAGTTGTTGGGCGACATGGCGTTCGAGGGTGGGCGGATTATTCGCGAGCGGGTGGCGAAGTATCAGATTCAGTGTGATTTGAAAGACGGCGGTGTATTCGCGGCCATCACTGCCAAGCAAATGGGCCATCTGGAGTCGCAGAAGCGTCTATGGGAGCGTTTCGGGCATACCCAGTTGGAGTTGCTGGATCAGCGGCGTATTCGCGAGGTGGTGGCTTGTGATGAGTATGTAGGCGGGATGCTCGATATGAGCGGTGGGCATATTCATCCGCTCAACCTCGCATTGGGCGAAGCAGCGGCCGTGGAGTCCCTTGGCGGGGTGATTTATGAACAGTCGCCGGCGGTGCGCATCGAGCGCGGTGCCAGTCCGGTTGTGCATACGCCGCAGGGCAAGGTCAGGGCCAAGTTCATTATCGTGGCCGGCAATGCCTACTTGGGAAATCTGGTGCCGGAGCTGGCGGCCAAGTCCATGCCTTGCGGCACCCAGGTGATTGCTACCGAACCGTTGGGAGAGGAGCTAGCTCGCAGCCTGTTGCCTCAGGATTATTGTGTTGAAGATTGCAACTACTTGCTCGATTACTACCGGTTGACGGGTGACAAGCGCCTGATTTTCGGTGGCGGCGTGGTGTATGGCGCGAGGGATCCGGCGAATATTGAGGCGATCATTCGGCCGAAGATGCTCAAGGCATTCCCGCAGCTCAAGGATGTGAAGATCGATTACGCCTGGACTGGAAATTTCCTGCTGACGCTGTCGCGTCTTCCGCAGGTCGGGCGACTGGGGGATAACATTTATTATTCCCAGGGCTGCAGCGGCCATGGCGTGACGTATACGCATCTGGCGGGCAAGGTCCTGGCTGAGGCGCTGCGTGGTCAGGCTGAGCGTTTTGATGCGTTTGCGGACCTGCCCCACTACCCCTTCCCCGGCGGTCAGTTGTTGCGTACGCCGTTTGCGGCGATGGGGGCTTGGTATTACGGGTTGCGGGATAAATTGGGGTTCTGA
- a CDS encoding SDR family oxidoreductase, with translation MIELATPPSGTHGRVALVTGAARGIGLGIAAWLICEGWQVVLTDLDRERGSKVAKTLGDNAWFIAMDVADESQVATCIAEVLGQFGRLDALVCNAAIADPHNITLESLDLAYWNRVLAVNLGGPMLLAKHCAPYLRAHNGAIVNLASTRAAQSEPDTEAYAASKGGLLALTHALAISLGPEIRVNAVSPGWIDARDPSQRRAQPLTDADHAQHPAGRVGTVEDVAAMVAWLLSRNAGFVTGQEFVVDGGMTKKMIYK, from the coding sequence GTGATCGAGCTGGCAACGCCGCCCAGCGGCACTCATGGCCGGGTCGCACTGGTTACGGGCGCCGCACGCGGCATCGGCCTGGGCATCGCCGCCTGGCTGATCTGCGAAGGCTGGCAGGTGGTACTGACCGACCTGGATCGCGAGCGCGGTTCCAAGGTCGCGAAGACGTTGGGCGATAACGCCTGGTTCATCGCCATGGACGTGGCGGACGAGTCGCAAGTCGCCACCTGCATTGCCGAAGTGCTCGGGCAGTTCGGGCGTCTCGACGCGCTGGTGTGCAACGCGGCTATCGCTGACCCGCACAACATCACCCTGGAAAGCCTGGACCTGGCTTACTGGAATCGAGTCCTGGCGGTGAACCTGGGCGGGCCGATGCTGCTGGCCAAGCACTGTGCGCCGTACCTGCGCGCCCACAACGGTGCCATCGTCAATCTGGCCTCGACCCGCGCCGCGCAATCGGAACCCGACACCGAGGCCTATGCGGCGAGCAAGGGCGGTTTGCTGGCCTTGACTCACGCCTTGGCGATCAGCCTCGGGCCGGAGATCCGGGTCAACGCTGTCAGCCCCGGTTGGATCGACGCGCGAGATCCGTCCCAGCGGCGTGCACAGCCGCTGACCGATGCTGATCATGCCCAGCATCCGGCCGGCAGGGTCGGTACGGTAGAGGACGTGGCGGCGATGGTGGCGTGGCTGTTGTCGCGCAATGCCGGTTTCGTCACGGGCCAGGAGTTCGTGGTGGACGGTGGCATGACCAAGAAAATGATTTATAAGTGA
- a CDS encoding O-succinylhomoserine sulfhydrylase — protein sequence MSQDWDAGRLDSDLEGVAFDTLAVRAGQHRTPEAEHGEPMFFTSSYVFRTAADAAARFAGEVPGNVYSRYTNPTVRAFEERIAALEGAEQAVATATGMAAIMAVVMSLCSAGDHVLVSRSVFGSTISLFEKYFKRFGVEVDYVPLADLSGWDAAIKANTKLLFVESPSNPLAELVDIAALAEIAHAKGAMLVVDNCFCTPALQQPLKLGADVVVHSATKFIDGQGRCMGGVVAGRSEQMKEVVGFLRTAGPTLSPFNAWIFLKGLETLGLRMKAHCANAQVLAEWLEQQDGIEKVHYAGLKSHPQHDLAARQQRGFGAVVSFEVKGGKEGAWRFIDATRLISITANLGDSKTTITHPSTTSHGRLSPQEREAAGIRDSLIRVAVGLEDVADLQADLARGLAAL from the coding sequence ATGAGTCAGGATTGGGATGCCGGTCGGCTGGACAGCGACCTTGAAGGCGTAGCGTTCGATACCCTGGCGGTTCGCGCTGGTCAGCACCGTACACCGGAAGCCGAACATGGCGAACCGATGTTCTTTACCTCCAGCTACGTGTTCCGCACCGCTGCCGATGCGGCGGCACGGTTTGCCGGCGAAGTGCCGGGCAACGTTTACTCGCGCTACACCAACCCCACCGTGCGGGCTTTCGAGGAGCGCATTGCCGCCCTGGAAGGCGCCGAGCAAGCCGTGGCCACTGCCACCGGCATGGCGGCAATCATGGCCGTGGTGATGAGCCTGTGCAGCGCCGGTGACCATGTATTGGTGTCGCGCAGCGTCTTTGGCTCGACCATCAGCCTGTTCGAGAAGTACTTCAAGCGCTTCGGTGTGGAAGTCGATTACGTGCCCCTGGCGGACTTGTCCGGTTGGGACGCCGCCATCAAGGCCAATACCAAACTGCTGTTTGTCGAATCGCCTTCCAACCCCCTGGCTGAGCTGGTGGACATCGCCGCGCTGGCGGAAATCGCCCACGCCAAGGGCGCCATGCTGGTGGTCGATAACTGCTTCTGCACTCCGGCGCTGCAACAGCCGCTGAAGCTGGGTGCGGACGTGGTGGTGCATTCGGCGACCAAGTTCATCGATGGCCAGGGCCGTTGCATGGGCGGCGTGGTGGCCGGTCGTAGCGAGCAGATGAAAGAGGTGGTGGGCTTCTTGCGTACCGCCGGGCCGACCCTCAGCCCATTCAACGCCTGGATCTTCCTCAAGGGCCTGGAAACCCTGGGCCTGCGCATGAAAGCCCATTGCGCCAACGCCCAGGTTCTGGCTGAGTGGCTGGAACAGCAGGACGGCATCGAGAAAGTGCATTACGCCGGCCTCAAGAGCCATCCGCAGCATGACCTGGCTGCGCGTCAGCAGCGTGGTTTCGGCGCGGTGGTGAGCTTCGAGGTCAAGGGGGGCAAGGAGGGCGCCTGGCGCTTCATCGACGCGACCCGACTGATCTCCATCACCGCCAACCTGGGTGACAGCAAAACCACCATCACCCATCCGAGCACCACCTCCCACGGCCGTCTGTCGCCCCAGGAGCGTGAAGCGGCGGGCATCCGCGACAGCCTGATCCGCGTCGCGGTCGGCCTGGAAGACGTGGCCGACCTGCAAGCTGATCTGGCCCGTGGGTTGGCGGCCTTGTGA
- the purF gene encoding amidophosphoribosyltransferase — MCGIVGIVGKSNVNQALYDALTVLQHRGQDAAGIVTSHDGRLFLRKDNGLVRDVFHQRHMQRLVGHMGIGHVRYPTAGSSTSAEAQPFYVNSPYGITLAHNGNLTNVEQLAKEIYESDLRHVNTNSDSEVMLNVFAHELAQRGKLQPTEEDVFAAVTDVHNRCVGGYAVVAMITGYGIVGFRDPHGIRPIVFGQRHTDEGVEYMIASESVSLDVLGFTLIRDLAPGEAVYITEDGKLHTRQCATNPSLTPCIFEHVYLARPDSIIDGVSVYKARLRMGEKLADKILRERPDHDIDVVIPIPDTSRTAALELANHLGVKFREGFVKNRYIGRTFIMPGQAARKKSVRQKLNAIELEFRGKNVMLVDDSIVRGTTCKQIIQMAREAGAKNVYFCSAAPAVRYPNVYGIDMPSAHELIAHNRTTQDVADLIGADWLIYQDLPDLIEAVGGGKIKIEHFDCAVFDGKYVTGDIDEAYLNKIENARNDASKAKTQAVSAIIDLYNN; from the coding sequence ATGTGTGGCATCGTCGGTATCGTCGGTAAGTCGAACGTCAATCAGGCGCTGTATGACGCGCTAACCGTGCTCCAGCACCGCGGCCAGGACGCTGCCGGTATCGTGACCAGCCATGACGGCCGGTTATTCCTGCGCAAGGACAACGGCCTGGTGCGTGACGTGTTCCATCAGCGTCACATGCAGCGCCTGGTCGGTCACATGGGCATTGGCCATGTGCGCTACCCGACTGCGGGCAGCTCGACTTCGGCTGAAGCCCAGCCGTTCTATGTCAACTCGCCGTACGGCATCACCCTGGCGCACAACGGCAACTTGACCAATGTCGAACAGCTGGCCAAGGAGATCTACGAATCGGACCTGCGTCACGTCAACACCAATTCCGACTCGGAAGTGATGCTCAACGTGTTCGCCCATGAGTTGGCCCAGCGCGGCAAGCTGCAGCCTACCGAAGAAGACGTGTTTGCTGCCGTGACCGACGTGCACAACCGTTGCGTGGGCGGTTACGCGGTGGTGGCGATGATCACCGGCTACGGTATCGTCGGTTTCCGTGATCCCCATGGCATCCGCCCGATCGTGTTCGGCCAGCGTCACACCGACGAAGGCGTCGAGTACATGATCGCCTCCGAAAGCGTGTCCCTGGACGTGCTGGGCTTCACCCTGATTCGCGACCTGGCCCCGGGCGAAGCGGTCTACATCACTGAAGATGGCAAGCTGCACACCCGTCAGTGCGCGACCAATCCGAGCCTGACCCCGTGCATCTTCGAACACGTCTACCTGGCGCGTCCGGATTCGATCATCGACGGTGTCTCGGTCTACAAGGCCCGCCTGCGCATGGGCGAGAAGCTGGCCGACAAGATCCTGCGCGAGCGTCCGGATCACGACATCGATGTGGTCATCCCGATCCCGGACACCAGCCGCACCGCGGCCCTGGAGCTGGCGAACCACCTGGGCGTCAAGTTCCGCGAAGGCTTCGTGAAGAACCGCTATATCGGCCGTACCTTCATCATGCCAGGCCAGGCCGCGCGGAAAAAATCCGTACGCCAGAAGCTCAACGCCATCGAGCTGGAATTTCGCGGCAAGAACGTGATGCTGGTGGATGACTCCATCGTGCGCGGCACCACGTGCAAGCAGATCATCCAGATGGCCCGTGAAGCCGGTGCCAAGAACGTGTATTTCTGCTCGGCGGCCCCGGCCGTGCGCTACCCGAACGTCTACGGCATCGACATGCCGAGTGCCCATGAGCTGATCGCTCATAACCGCACTACCCAGGACGTGGCCGACCTGATCGGCGCCGACTGGTTGATCTACCAGGACCTGCCGGACCTGATCGAAGCGGTCGGTGGCGGCAAGATCAAGATCGAGCACTTCGATTGCGCGGTATTTGACGGCAAGTACGTCACCGGCGACATTGACGAGGCCTACCTGAACAAGATCGAGAACGCACGTAACGATGCGTCCAAGGCCAAGACTCAGGCGGTCAGCGCGATCATCGATCTGTACAACAACTGA
- a CDS encoding CvpA family protein, translating into MPFTWVDWAIVAIVAISALISLSRGFVKEALSLLTWIIAGVVAWMFGGSLSQYLAGYIETPSARVIAGCAILFIATLLVGAMINYLIGELIRVTGLSGTDRFLGMAFGAARGALLVVVAVGLLSLGPVQQDTWWQESRLVPQFLLVADWSKNLILGWSSQWLASGISVPAEIPFKEHLLPMAKTPQ; encoded by the coding sequence GTGCCATTTACCTGGGTTGACTGGGCGATCGTTGCGATCGTCGCCATCTCCGCATTGATCAGTCTGAGCCGCGGCTTCGTCAAGGAAGCTCTCTCGCTGCTGACCTGGATCATCGCGGGGGTCGTAGCCTGGATGTTTGGTGGTTCGCTGTCCCAGTACCTCGCCGGATACATCGAAACTCCGTCGGCCCGCGTGATCGCGGGCTGTGCCATCTTGTTTATCGCCACCTTGCTGGTCGGCGCAATGATCAATTATCTGATCGGCGAACTGATTCGCGTCACCGGGCTTTCCGGGACGGACCGGTTCCTGGGCATGGCCTTCGGCGCGGCGCGTGGCGCGTTGCTGGTGGTCGTGGCCGTCGGGCTCTTGAGCCTGGGGCCGGTACAGCAGGATACGTGGTGGCAGGAGTCCCGGCTCGTGCCACAATTTCTATTGGTCGCAGACTGGTCCAAAAACCTGATCCTGGGTTGGAGCAGTCAGTGGCTTGCCAGCGGTATCAGCGTACCCGCTGAAATACCGTTCAAGGAACACCTCTTGCCGATGGCCAAAACGCCGCAGTAA
- a CDS encoding SPOR domain-containing protein: MALLDKAYKQRMVGALVLVALAVIFLPMLFSRQDEQRQVTVEAPAAPQAPSVPPVQVEPVAVPEPQALPQEPVPSDEELAEQPPVPSTPIAPAPAAPAASSKPPAAPTAVPAAPAIKPAPTQPITAATPKPDTTQRRVDANGLSVSWSVQLASLTSRESAESLQKSLRSQGYNAYIRSADGKNRVFVGPLIERAEADRLRDLLSRQQNLKGFVVRFQPERG; encoded by the coding sequence ATGGCATTGCTGGATAAGGCGTACAAGCAGCGCATGGTGGGGGCCTTGGTGTTGGTGGCCCTGGCGGTGATTTTCCTGCCGATGCTGTTTTCCCGTCAGGATGAGCAGCGCCAGGTCACGGTCGAAGCGCCGGCCGCGCCCCAGGCGCCGTCTGTACCGCCTGTGCAGGTCGAACCGGTAGCGGTGCCCGAGCCACAAGCGTTGCCCCAGGAGCCCGTTCCGAGCGACGAGGAGCTGGCGGAGCAACCGCCTGTGCCTTCCACGCCGATTGCACCCGCGCCTGCTGCACCTGCTGCATCGAGCAAGCCGCCTGCTGCGCCAACGGCCGTTCCTGCGGCACCGGCGATCAAGCCAGCGCCAACCCAGCCAATTACCGCAGCTACGCCCAAGCCAGACACCACGCAGCGTCGCGTGGATGCCAACGGCCTGTCGGTCAGTTGGTCAGTGCAACTGGCCAGCCTGACCAGTCGCGAAAGCGCCGAAAGCCTGCAAAAAAGCCTGCGTAGCCAGGGTTACAACGCCTACATCCGCTCCGCCGATGGCAAGAATCGGGTGTTTGTCGGGCCGCTGATCGAACGTGCCGAGGCCGACCGCCTGCGCGACCTGCTCAGCCGCCAGCAGAACCTCAAGGGGTTCGTGGTGCGCTTCCAGCCAGAGCGCGGTTAA
- the folC gene encoding bifunctional tetrahydrofolate synthase/dihydrofolate synthase, producing the protein MTQRTLGDWLAYLEQLHPSAIDMGLERSQAVASRMGLAKPAPRVITVTGTNGKGSTCAFVASLLRAQGLSVGVYSSPHLLRYNERVQVNGVEATDAALCEAFAAVEAGRGEISLTYFEMGTLAAFWLFARAGLDAVVLEVGLGGRLDTVNLVDADIALVTSIGVDHADYLGDTRESVAFEKAGIFRQGAPALCGDLNPPQPLLDKVRELSCPFFLRGRDFDLALTEQYWQWRGSDAQGKPVELRDLPLLDLPMENAALALQAYLLLGLPWDAGQISAALQATRVVGRLDRRQFDWQGKSLNLMLDVGHNPHAAQYLAERLARRPVAGRRLAVFGLLADKDLDGVVDALGASVQHWAVTPLDSPRSRPATELQAALQRRGASVQAYDNVAAALEGQCALATGEDEILLFGSFFCVAEALQWLARRTTEEAADGIAG; encoded by the coding sequence CATCGGCCATTGATATGGGGTTGGAGCGCTCGCAAGCGGTAGCGTCCCGCATGGGGCTGGCCAAGCCGGCGCCCCGGGTCATCACTGTCACCGGCACCAACGGCAAGGGTTCGACCTGCGCCTTCGTGGCCTCGCTGCTGCGGGCCCAGGGGCTGAGTGTCGGTGTCTACAGTTCGCCGCACCTGCTGCGTTACAACGAACGGGTGCAGGTCAACGGCGTCGAGGCCACTGACGCCGCGCTGTGCGAAGCCTTTGCCGCGGTGGAAGCCGGGCGGGGTGAGATTTCCCTCACTTATTTCGAGATGGGCACCCTGGCGGCGTTCTGGCTGTTCGCTCGCGCCGGCCTGGATGCCGTTGTGCTGGAAGTCGGCCTGGGCGGGCGGCTGGACACGGTCAATCTGGTGGATGCGGATATTGCCTTGGTCACCAGTATCGGTGTGGACCATGCCGACTACCTGGGCGATACCCGCGAATCCGTGGCTTTCGAGAAGGCTGGCATCTTTCGCCAGGGCGCGCCTGCGCTCTGTGGCGACCTCAATCCTCCTCAGCCGTTGCTGGACAAGGTCCGTGAATTGAGTTGCCCGTTCTTTCTGCGCGGGCGGGATTTCGACCTGGCGCTGACCGAGCAGTATTGGCAGTGGCGTGGCAGTGATGCCCAGGGCAAGCCGGTGGAACTGCGCGATTTGCCGCTGCTGGACCTGCCGATGGAAAACGCCGCGCTGGCACTCCAGGCCTATCTGTTGCTGGGCTTGCCGTGGGATGCCGGGCAAATCAGCGCAGCGTTGCAAGCGACTCGCGTGGTCGGGCGTCTTGATCGTCGTCAGTTCGACTGGCAGGGCAAAAGTCTGAACCTGATGCTGGATGTCGGCCACAACCCCCATGCGGCGCAGTACCTGGCCGAGCGCTTGGCGCGGCGGCCGGTAGCGGGGCGGCGTCTGGCGGTGTTCGGGTTGCTGGCTGACAAGGATCTGGATGGCGTTGTCGATGCGTTGGGTGCTAGTGTCCAGCATTGGGCGGTGACGCCGCTGGATTCGCCGCGTTCGCGTCCGGCGACTGAATTGCAGGCAGCTTTGCAGCGTCGCGGTGCTTCGGTGCAAGCCTACGACAATGTGGCCGCCGCCTTGGAAGGGCAGTGCGCCCTGGCGACCGGCGAAGACGAGATTCTGCTGTTCGGATCATTTTTTTGTGTTGCCGAGGCCCTTCAATGGTTGGCCCGGCGCACCACGGAGGAAGCTGCAGATGGCATTGCTGGATAA